TTTTTGCCAAATTAAATCATCAATAAACATTTTAAATTCAAACACTGCTCCTGGAGTAGTAAAAATAAAACCAACTAAAAAGCATAAACACATAACAATAATGCCTTTTATTATTATTTTAATATCTCTTCTGTTTAGTATAAACTCAATAATAATAAAAATTATAATATTCAGGCAAACTAATCCTGCTGTATATTTAGTACCTGCCGCAATACCAGCAATTAGTGAACTGAAAATTATTTTTTTATTTGCATTTAAATTAAAAAAAAGAATCAATGTTGAAAGTATTGCAAATTGAACAGCAATACAATCTGTTACAGCCCATTTTGAATGATAGCTGAATTCGAAAGAAGAGCATATTATCAAGCCTGCAATCAGTGATGCAAAATAATTTTTTGTTACTTTAAACGTTAAAATATATACCCATATAACGCACAAAGATGAAATTGCCAGAAAAATATATCTAATATAAACATAAAATTCATAATTTGTATCTAATGAATTTATATCGCTAAAACTATAAAAAAATTTATAAATAAATCCTGAAATTAGAATTAAATAATAACAGAATGAAGGATAAATATATTTATGAGGTAAATATGTTCCTGATATTATTGATTTTTTAACACAAATAATAAATATAGATTCGTCCCAATGTCCTCCGAATCGAATACCAAGTGCTCCGTTTATAAAGAGAAAAATATATAATATAATAGGAGTTATTGCAAGCAAATATTTATTTTGAATAAATTTATTCATTTTCGATAAAATAAAAAATCTTAAAAAATTTATTTCTACAAAAAGCTCCTTTTAATTTCAAGATTGTCAAAGTAAGCCGGATTATTTCCGTTATTCCACAAATAAATTACTATTATATTTTTATTTAAACTTTTATCTATTCTGAATTCCAGATTAATTAAATCCCAACCATTAGTTTCACTTTTAATAACTCTGTCGCTGCCCATATAAAATTCTTTTCCTTCAAGAGATGACGCAACAATTACCCCTTTTTTATCATCAGAAAAACGCCAAACGCTAATATCAATTTTTTCTCCTAATTGAATGTCTTTTAATTTTATTGTCATTCCATAAGGATTGTCTTTTGTGAGCTTTGCAGAGTATTTACCATTATATGCCTTTTCATTACTTTGAGTATTCCCGTTTTCAAAAATTATATCTGAACTATTTCCCATAAAAAATTCTTTATTATCTGTTATTTTTTCTGCATCGCAAAATAAAAATTTTTCTTTTATTAAAGCAGTTTTATATTTATCAGATAAACCAGACTTTTCGCCTCTCTTAAAAATCACCAAAGGATAATCATATTTAATTATTCCCCATTCACTACTTTCCTTATATTTATTTAATTCTTTTTTGTATTCTTCGTCGTTCAAAGGATATGTACCATCCGATAATAATAATACAATATAATCGGCATCTGCAACATAAGGATATGTATATATGTATTCTCTGAATGAAAGATGGGGAGCTAACATTGTTTGTGCGCTTACTTTTGCATCCTTTGGTATAACCTTTAATCCTTCATAAACCTTTTCAACATTAAAATCTCTTTTCCAATGAGGTTTAGAATAAAATTGAATAGTTTCTTTACTAAACCAATCAACTTGGGTTTCCATTAATTTATATGATGTATTAATGCAAATCGCAGTAAATAATATAGAAATAATAATTTTGGTTTTTATTTTTAAATTATTCAATCCGTTTATCCACCAAAATAAAGCAATAGTCAAAATAGGTACAAATTCTATTGAATAATGTCCACCCACGCCCCATTTACCATAGTCGTTATTAAATAACTTTTGTCCAAATATTGGCAACAACATAATTAAAAATTGGGGTTTCCAAAGCAGAACAATGCCTCCCGAAAGCAAAACAGCATAATGTAATTCTGATTTTATTCCAAAAGTAGAAGGGTCATTTAAAGGGCTTTCAAATAATAAATTAAAAACATATTTCGGCTTACTAAAACAAGTTTTAATTGCCTCAAGCATGTTTTTTCCAAGAACTGAATATTCGAAGTGTCTGTAACTATTTTCACCCGGAGAAATAGTTGGAATTAATTTCATAATAAAATAAAAATACAATACTGAAAATATTGCATAAAATGAAAGAAATTTAATTTTTCCCTTGTCTTTGTAAAACAACATAATCGCTCCCAGACAAATAAAAAACATCCATAATGCCATATTTTCTTTACTTATTAATATTAGCAAACAAAATATTGATGCATATTTCCATTTGTTGTTATAAACATAATAAAAGAACCATGGAACAAACATTGCAGCCATAACATTATCGTGATAATCAAAACTTAGTGCAGAGTAAATCCCAAAAACAGAATAGAAAAATACGATTGCTATATCTGATAAAACTTTATTCTTAGTCAAATCAAAAATTAATTTATATATTCCTATTCCGCCAAAAACGATTCCCAGAATTTGTACTATAAGCATTGTATATGTCCCTAAAATCCAATATAAAGGAGAAAAAAGTATTGGCAAAAGAGAAAAATGGTCGCCAAGAACATTTTTAAAATGTGAATTGGGATACATTATAACTGCATTATTCCAGCGAAAATGAGCATAATCAAAAATTGCATTATTATTGATTCCCAAATCCCAAGCTGCAGTTCTGAAATTATAATGATTTACCAACGAAATTGAGCAAAAAAGTGAAGAGTAAATAACTATTATTATTAATAAAACTAAGTTGTTTTTTATATTTTTATACATATATAAATTACATTTAAGAAAATTTTGAATATTTTATTTTTTTTCATGTTCCACCGTCCATATTGCATTTAGCTTTATAGCTGAATCCAATGAAATATTACTTTTATTTGCTTGTTTTGCTATAAATTTTAGCCATTCGGGATTACTTCGAATACCATTTTCAAAATTCTTTATTTTTTCTTTATAAATAATATTTTCCCCATTATTCAAAAAAACATCATAAGCATTTTCAATAAATCCCCATCCGAAATTTGAAATATTAGCTTCAGTTGCCATTATTATAATTGCATCTTGCTTTTCTATTTCTTCTTTTAAATTAATTTGACTAACGTCCAATGGTTTTGGGGTTCTTTCAGGATTGATTTGCCTGTTATAAAACCAAAATTCCCCATCATTAAATATTCTTCGAGAAACACCTATACCAAACATTCCCCAATAGTAACTATCGGCAATAACCAAAACTTTTGGCTTTGTCTTATTAGGATTTTCCTCAAAAATATATTTCGGATATGCCATTTTAAATGTTTTTAATTTAAATAACAAGTTCATTCCATCGGCAATATCATAATCTGCATCACGACAGGTATCTGGTAACTCAATATCATTCCAATAAAAGTTTATCATTTTTATATTTCTTTTTTGTTCAATATATTTTATAATAGAGTCGATTGCTAAACACACTCCATAAGAACTCCAATGTATTCCATATTGTGGATATAAAGGATACTTAGATTTATTCTTATTAGCCACAAAATATGAATTAAAATCAATAAAATTAATTCCAAGTTCTTTAGAATACTTTAAATAACATTCAAGATTTGTTTGTTTTTTTTCGGACTTCACTCTATCGGGGATATATTCGGGATAAAAAGAACCTTTGCCGGCAGCAAAAATTAAAATTAAATCTTTATTTAATTTCTTTAAAGTATCTTGTAGAAATTTTATTCTTTTTGTTTGTTCTGCAATTTTTTCTTCACCTATAAAATCCTCTCCATAATAAGCATTAATATAACCTTTTTCATATAAATAATTATTTTTCCCAATGATAACTCCATTTGCTTTTGCAATTTTGTATAGCGAGAAAGCTATCTGATTATTTATTCTTACAGCTGTTTTTCTGAATCCAAAATCTTCATTTAAATATTTTTCTTTACATAATTGATATCTTGCATCGAACCATCCTTTTATTGTAAAGACAGTATCGGGAGCTATTATAATATCTCCTTTTAAAGGATTTTCATTAAATATTTTTAAAGTTGATTGAATATAAGGTGAAATCAACACAAGCAGTAAAAATCCCAATAATATCTTTTTAGTATTTATACTTCTTTTCTCCATTAAAATCTGAAATAAATAAAAGGATTAAACCCGGAACCTGTTATTGAGCTAACTGACAATATCAATAACAGCAAAGAAACAAAAGACATAAAATAATAACGTTTCATACTATAATTATCACCATAAATCATTAGCTGAATTTTTTTGCCTTTTTCGGAATATGCAAAAAAAGCAAAAAATATTGCGATAAATAAAATTGTAATAAATTCTCTATTAAAATAAAAATCATATTTAAATTCAAATGCAAACATTCTTTTTATAAATACAAATGTATCGGATAATTTTTCTATTCTAAAAAATACCCAACCGATAATTACCAAAAGAAATGTTAATACTGTACTTAAAAATTTACCAAGTTTTTTATAAACTTTTAGTAAGAAAATTTTTTCGAGAATTAAAAAAACACCATAATATAAGCCCCACAAAACAAAACTCCATGAAGCACCATGCCATAATCCACAACAAAAAAATGTAATAAGTGCAGCATACATATAAATCCATTGCTCTGATTTTATGTGTATATATTTTTCTTTAGGTAATTTTCTTGAAAAAGAAAATGCTAAAGGCAAAAAGATATATATCCTTAACCATTTAGACAAGGATATATGCCAGCGTGTCCAAAATTCTGTGATGTTTTTGGATATATATGGATTATCAAAATTTTCAGGAAACCGGAAACCTAACATTTTGCCAATACCAATTGCCATATCAGAATAACCTGAAAAATCAAAATAAATCTGAAAAGTATATGCCAGAATTCCTATCCATGCGGTATAAGAACTGATTTCATTATAGTTTAATGCAAATACTTCATCTGCCACTTGTCCCATTACATTTGCAATTAAAACTTTTTTTGCTAATCCTAAAACAAATCTGAAAAATCCAGTCAATCTGTTATCAATTGTTTCATTATGTTCGCGATTTGTTATCTGGTCGGAAATTTCATGATAACGAATTATAGGACCGGCAATAAGTTTTGGAAATAATATAATATAAAGCTGATAATCCCAGAAATTTTTTAATGGCTTAAGAGTCCTTCTGTACACATCTACTACATAAGTAATTGTTTCAAATGTAAAAAAGGAAATTCCTAACGGTAAGATTAATTTTGTCCAGTGAATTGAATTTATTCCAAATACAGAAGAAATTGCATTTACATTTTCTATAAAAAAATTTGAATATTTAAAATAAAAAAGTAATCCAAGATTAATACTAATAGAAAGTGCAAGAATCAATTTTCTTTGCAAATCATTTTTAGATTTATCCATCCATTTAACTAAATAAAAACCTAAAAATGTTGTTCCAAGAATTACAAAAATAAATTTGGGTGCACCCCAACTATAAAATAAAATACTTGAAATTAAAAGAAATATATTTTTATACTTCTTGTTAATTAAAAAATATCCCAGTAATAATGCAGGAAGAAAATATAGGAGAAAAACAATAGAACTAAAAACCATAAATTACTTTATTTACAATGAACTCCTAATTATGTTTTTCCACAATTGTTTTTTTGAAAAAGCAAAAACAAGCAAATTTTGCTTAATAGAAAAAGCATTTTAAAATAATATCTCCTAAAAATCTTTAGCTTTTATTTTTGTTATTTTTCCATCAATTGAAAATATAAATTCACCATCCTCTTTGATTTTTGATTTGAGCAATTTCTGAAATGCCAAATCAATTCCCTTCATTATTTTATCTCTTAATTCGTTTATTTTTTTATTTTTTTTCATTTTTTCTTGATTTCATTATTTGAAATTTTTTTTCATTATAAACTTTCAATTGTTTATTATTATTGCCTTCTGCAATGAGTATTGACGGAGATTTTGAATTATCAATAATCATCCAGTAATCAGAAACAGGCATATAAATTTTAAAGAGATTAATAATTCCTGATTTATAACGACGTATAATAACATCTTCGGGAATACTATGCCCTCCGGAATTTTTTCTTGCTTTAACTCTTTTAATTGCTAAATCAACAGATTCTAAATAGAAGAAAATTAAAGTTACAAAATAATTATTATCTTTTGCTTTTTTTATAGTATTGATAAAACTTATACTTGATAATGTTGTTTCAAAAGCAAAATTAGTTTTCTTATTTATTAAGTCATCAACTCGTTGTAACATTATTTTACCTGCTTCAATTGCTGATTTTTCGGGTTGGAAAGGAGATAACCCACGGGCAATTTCGTCAGCATTAATAAATTCTCTACATTTTAGCATATCGGGTAAAACAGTGTAAGAAGCCGTTGTTTTTCCTGCACCATTACATCCTGCTATAATATATAAATTTGGCATTATTCGATTTTTTTATTCATTATTTTTTTATGCACTCCTCGTCACTGCATCCTTGTTCACTTTTTTAATCAATCCTTGCAAAACCGTTCCAGGTCCTACTTCAATAAATTCGGTGGCACCATCGGAAAACATATTTTGAGCAATTTGTGTCCAGCGGACAGGAGATGTTAGTTGAGAAATTAAATTCTTTTTAATTTCTTCGGGTTCGGTAACTCTTTTTGCGTTTACATTCTGATAAATAGGACAAACAGGAGTATTAAATTTAGTGAAATTAATTGCAATTTCGAGTTCTGCACGTGCCGGCTCCATGAGTGGCGAATGAAATGCACCACCAACCTGCAAAGGCAATGCACGTTTTGCGCCAGCTGCTTTTAATTTTTCGCAGGCAATATTTATTCCTTCCATTGAGCCCGAAATAACAAGCTGTCCGGGACTGTTATAATTTGCCGGAACAACAATTTCATTTATTGAAGCACAAATTTCTTCAACAACTTTATCATCCAATCCGAGAATTGCCGCCATAGTTGAAGGTTGTGCCTCGCATGCCTTTTGCATAGCCATTGCACGTTTTGAAACTAAAATTAATCCATCTTCAAAAGTCAATGCCTGATTTGCAACCAATGCCGAAAACTCACCAAGCGAATGTCCCGCAACCATATCGGGTTTGAAATCATTAATTGTTTTGGCAAGAATTGTGGAATGCAGAAATATTGCCGGTTGAGTAACTTTTGTTTGTTTTAAATCTGCATCAGTTCCGCTAAACATCAAATCGGTGATTCTGAAACCGAGAATTTCGTTTGCCTTTTCGAAAAGTTCTTTTGCAAGTGAAGAATTTTCATATAAATCTTTGCCCATTCCAACGAACTGAGCTCCCTGACCGGGAAATACGTATGCTTTCATTTTAAATTAGTTTAAAGTTTAAGGTTTAAAGTTATCGTCGCCATTAATTAATTTTTTATACTTATGACTTACGACTAAATACTTACTACTTTTTTAGTCTCTTCTTCCGAGAAATCTCAATAGAAACAAGAACAAATTAATAAAATCAAGATAAAGAGTCAATGCTCCGAGGATAGACAATTTACGGGCATTTTCAGTGCCTGCTTCTATTTGTCCACCTATATTTTTTAATTTCTGAACATCATAAGCCGTCAAGCCGGTAAATATGAGAACTCCTATAAAGCTTATTATATAATCAAATCCACTGCTTCGCATAAACATATTAATAATACTTGCTATTATTATTCCAACTAAACCCATCATCATAATAGAACCAAATTTAGTTAAGTCGGTTTTTGTAGTATAGCCGGCAACAGCCATTACTCCGAACATTGCAGATGTAACAATAAATGTTGTAGCTATTGAACTTGAAGTATAAATCAGAAAAATAAAACTCAAACTCATTCCCATAAGAACAGAAAAAACAACAAAAAACAATGTCATTACAATTGCAGATAGTTTATTAATCCCAAATGACATTAATAAAACAAATCCCAATGGAGCGAGTGTTACGAGCCAACCCAAGCCGGTCATTCCTCCTTTTTCTGTTTCGGGATTAGCATAATATAATACACTCATTAATCCTTTATTTGCTGCAAAATAATATGCAACAAAAGCAGTAATTCCCAATGCTAAAAACATCCACGAAAAAACATTCGATACAAATGTTTTTGGTACTGAAATATCCTGATATTTTTCAGGCGAGTAACTAAAATTACTTTTTTGAAATTCCATAGTTATTTAGTTTAAAAATTTAACGTGCAAAAATAAGAAATAATTATAATAAATAAATGCTTGTATGGTTTAAAAAGTTTGTTGTTTGTTGTTTCGCATCATGGAAAGGTATTTATCAATTTCAGAAAGTTTAAAGATTACTAAATTGAAAAAATATATGTTTATTTTTAACTACAAATAACAAACATTTTTAAACGACAAACTCATTATTCCTTAAATTAATTTTAGGTATTGATTTGCAAAATCAATGAAGCTTTGAACCTATGATGTTCAAGAATTCCGCTCTTGTTTTGTTACTTTTCATAAAAACTCCTGTAAAATCGGAAGTAGTTGTAACTGAATTTTGTTTTTGAATTCCACGCATTTGCATGCACAAGTGCTGTGCTTCAATGACAACAGCAACTCCCAATGGTTTAAGTGCATTATTAATACATTCTTTTATCTGCGAAGTCAAACGTTCCTGCACCTGAAGCCGTCTTGCATAAGCATCTACAATTCGTGCTATTTTGCTTAATCCTACAATATATCCGTTGGGAATATAAGCGACATGAGCTTTGCCAATGAACGGAAGCAAATGGTGTTCGCAAAGTGAATATATGTCAATATCTTTCACAACAACCATTTCCCGATATTTTTCTTTGAACATTCCTGATTTCACGAGTTCTTCGGGATTTATTCCGTACCCGTGAGTAAGAAACTGAAGTGATTTTGCAACTCTTTCGGGTGTTTTTAAAAGTCCTTCTCTATTGGGGTTTTCACCAATTGCTTTTAAAACTTTTTTATAATTTTCTGCAATTTCAGCCGTAACAACAGGATTACACATTTCAACTCCATCATAATTATCCATTATGTTCTGTCTTGCCATCTGCTTATTTATTTTTTTCATTGTAAAAAATTTAGTAAAACTGTTTATTTATAGAACTCCCCTCCTGTTTTAGGAGGGGAATTGCTGCTTATTTTAAATTTTCTACTATCTCTTTTGCCTTATTCAAAGCTTTTTCGATACCCTCAATATTTTTCCCTCCTGCGGTTGCAAAAAATGTTTGTCCGCCGCCGCCGCCATCAATTTCTTTTGCCAGCTCTCTTATAATTTGTGAGGCATTCAAATTTTTATCTTTAACAATATTTTCTGAAATAATCAATGTTAAGTTTACTTTTCCATCAAACTCCGAGCCGATAATAAAAAATAAATTTTGAATATTGTTTTTTAAATCAAACGCTAAATCCTTTATAAAATTATTATCAAAATTTAATTTTGCTGAAATGAAGTTCAGTTCGTTAATATTTTCGATTTTGCCTGTTAATTCAGTTTTCAGTAACTTTATTTTTTCTTTATTTAACTCTGTAATTTGTTTTTGCAAATTATTATTTTGCTCCTGTAAATCTCTAATTGCTTTTGATAAGTCCTTCGGATTTTTTAATATTTCCGATATTTCCTCAAGCAACTGGATTTTTGAATTATAAAACTCTTCAGCTTTTTCAGCAGTAATTGCTTCAATTCTTCTAACTCCGGCTGCAACTGCCGATTCTGAAATTATTTTAAACAATCCGATTTGACCGGTTGACCTGACATGCGTACCTCCGCATAATTCAACAGAATATTTTTTATCGAATGCAACTGCTCTCACCGAGTCACCGTATTTTTCGCCGAAAAGTGCCACTGCTCCCATTCCTTTTGCTTTCTGAATAGTAATGTTTCTGAATT
The genomic region above belongs to Bacteroidales bacterium and contains:
- a CDS encoding DUF2079 domain-containing protein, yielding MYKNIKNNLVLLIIIVIYSSLFCSISLVNHYNFRTAAWDLGINNNAIFDYAHFRWNNAVIMYPNSHFKNVLGDHFSLLPILFSPLYWILGTYTMLIVQILGIVFGGIGIYKLIFDLTKNKVLSDIAIVFFYSVFGIYSALSFDYHDNVMAAMFVPWFFYYVYNNKWKYASIFCLLILISKENMALWMFFICLGAIMLFYKDKGKIKFLSFYAIFSVLYFYFIMKLIPTISPGENSYRHFEYSVLGKNMLEAIKTCFSKPKYVFNLLFESPLNDPSTFGIKSELHYAVLLSGGIVLLWKPQFLIMLLPIFGQKLFNNDYGKWGVGGHYSIEFVPILTIALFWWINGLNNLKIKTKIIISILFTAICINTSYKLMETQVDWFSKETIQFYSKPHWKRDFNVEKVYEGLKVIPKDAKVSAQTMLAPHLSFREYIYTYPYVADADYIVLLLSDGTYPLNDEEYKKELNKYKESSEWGIIKYDYPLVIFKRGEKSGLSDKYKTALIKEKFLFCDAEKITDNKEFFMGNSSDIIFENGNTQSNEKAYNGKYSAKLTKDNPYGMTIKLKDIQLGEKIDISVWRFSDDKKGVIVASSLEGKEFYMGSDRVIKSETNGWDLINLEFRIDKSLNKNIIVIYLWNNGNNPAYFDNLEIKRSFL
- a CDS encoding MBOAT family O-acyltransferase, with translation MDKSKNDLQRKLILALSISINLGLLFYFKYSNFFIENVNAISSVFGINSIHWTKLILPLGISFFTFETITYVVDVYRRTLKPLKNFWDYQLYIILFPKLIAGPIIRYHEISDQITNREHNETIDNRLTGFFRFVLGLAKKVLIANVMGQVADEVFALNYNEISSYTAWIGILAYTFQIYFDFSGYSDMAIGIGKMLGFRFPENFDNPYISKNITEFWTRWHISLSKWLRIYIFLPLAFSFSRKLPKEKYIHIKSEQWIYMYAALITFFCCGLWHGASWSFVLWGLYYGVFLILEKIFLLKVYKKLGKFLSTVLTFLLVIIGWVFFRIEKLSDTFVFIKRMFAFEFKYDFYFNREFITILFIAIFFAFFAYSEKGKKIQLMIYGDNYSMKRYYFMSFVSLLLLILSVSSITGSGFNPFIYFRF
- a CDS encoding zeta toxin family protein, which produces MPNLYIIAGCNGAGKTTASYTVLPDMLKCREFINADEIARGLSPFQPEKSAIEAGKIMLQRVDDLINKKTNFAFETTLSSISFINTIKKAKDNNYFVTLIFFYLESVDLAIKRVKARKNSGGHSIPEDVIIRRYKSGIINLFKIYMPVSDYWMIIDNSKSPSILIAEGNNNKQLKVYNEKKFQIMKSRKNEKK
- the fabD gene encoding ACP S-malonyltransferase — its product is MKAYVFPGQGAQFVGMGKDLYENSSLAKELFEKANEILGFRITDLMFSGTDADLKQTKVTQPAIFLHSTILAKTINDFKPDMVAGHSLGEFSALVANQALTFEDGLILVSKRAMAMQKACEAQPSTMAAILGLDDKVVEEICASINEIVVPANYNSPGQLVISGSMEGINIACEKLKAAGAKRALPLQVGGAFHSPLMEPARAELEIAINFTKFNTPVCPIYQNVNAKRVTEPEEIKKNLISQLTSPVRWTQIAQNMFSDGATEFIEVGPGTVLQGLIKKVNKDAVTRSA
- a CDS encoding Bax inhibitor-1/YccA family protein; protein product: MEFQKSNFSYSPEKYQDISVPKTFVSNVFSWMFLALGITAFVAYYFAANKGLMSVLYYANPETEKGGMTGLGWLVTLAPLGFVLLMSFGINKLSAIVMTLFFVVFSVLMGMSLSFIFLIYTSSSIATTFIVTSAMFGVMAVAGYTTKTDLTKFGSIMMMGLVGIIIASIINMFMRSSGFDYIISFIGVLIFTGLTAYDVQKLKNIGGQIEAGTENARKLSILGALTLYLDFINLFLFLLRFLGRRD
- the folE gene encoding GTP cyclohydrolase I FolE — its product is MCNPVVTAEIAENYKKVLKAIGENPNREGLLKTPERVAKSLQFLTHGYGINPEELVKSGMFKEKYREMVVVKDIDIYSLCEHHLLPFIGKAHVAYIPNGYIVGLSKIARIVDAYARRLQVQERLTSQIKECINNALKPLGVAVVIEAQHLCMQMRGIQKQNSVTTTSDFTGVFMKSNKTRAEFLNIIGSKLH